AGCACTAACACGTAGTTACACAGGCTGACTAACGGAGGGTGGAGCCAGGAACACGTTCAGTCAAGTCTCTGAAGTCGGAccaataacttttaaaaaccaaaaaacttcCAGCTTTTATATACTCATTTATCCAGACACGGAACAATCCACATCAAGCGGGGTATGTTAGATTAACTGCCCCAGTTAACCTGCTTTATAGGCTATGACGTCATTACACGTAATCTTTGAACTGGTCTCGGGCTAACCTTATGTTAATTAGAGAAATTCGCTAGTCACTCTTCAGGATGCTAAAAATACACACTTTAAACGTTAAAAGTTAATTTGGGCTttgataaaaagttaaaaataaaatactgtttgtgttttaaagtaAAGTCTGCATCAAGTTCCTGGATGTTTCAGCTTCACCGGGCAGGAACGATGTGTTCGCATCAATTTGACATGCTGAAAGTTTCTGTTCGCTTGATTTGTAATctgagaagatttttttttgtgacagCACAACTTGTTTGGCTGCTTATGCTGCTGTGAAACTGCTTTTTAGTTGGGTGTCAGGGAGAAAATAAGTATATATAAATacgtaaaaacatgttttaacccggcaaaacaaatattaaatgtttttttaacacgTCTTACAATCTATATGGATGAATGGGATATTTTATTTCTCATCCTCTTATAATTTAAATTgtatcaaaacaaaaataaaataaaaataatatgcaTGTGCAGGATATatattattgtactttattaatAGCCCCCTCTGCCCACTAGAGGTCGCTGTTTCATCACCCACTGAGAGCAGAGCACAGTTCATCCTCCCGTCCACTTGCTGGCAGTAAACCAACCCTTTCATTCAACTGTGGCGATATTAAACCTACCGGACAAAGAAGATAATAATTAAACAAAAGCtggacattttttattattatttttaatcaagcGTGTTTCGCGTCAGCACATAAGACCCGAGAGTTGCTTTGGCTTACTGCAGGCAGCTGCGGAATAAATGAGGACAGTCAGATTATGTGAAACCTGCATGGACCTGGTTTaatttagatttcttttttaaaggtaATTATGAGGCATGTGTATGTGCTGTAGGTGCTTTGTTTTCCTGTGTCTGTTAAATTAGGATTTGCCCGTGGACAGATTTGATCGAGAGGAAGATAAATTGATGATTTATGccagtttaaataaaatataacttgtttttaacaggaaactgaaggacactctgtttttacagttcatttgctcTAGCTACAATTAGGCGTCTTGTAACCgacaagatttatttttatgaatTGGAAAATTTTGCCTTCATAAATATGTGACTGTAATCTTTACCATGGTAAACTGAATCAGGGGATTGAGTATTGCAGCAGCTGCATGCTACGAGGTGTAGCATCCAGCTGTTGCACGATAGGACTTGCAAAGCAACAAGTCTTCTTTGAGGATAATTTAAAGAGGAGAAAAGGGGAAAACACTAACAGATTAGATGTGGTCATTTGTGGTAAACATGCATTAAAAATCAGCACGTCTTTTTTGTCTGCTAAAGTgaaaacagtgattttttttttaaatcgccaGTTTATATACAAGAACATGAAACATTTTGCATAATGTAAACCCTGAAATTGAAGAAagtcaaaagcacaaaaaactgaaaaataaatgagccTGTAATATGAGAAGCTGTTCTTAGGACTCAGTTTAGGTCACACATGGCTGAAAATTAAGATGGATCAAATCAAGACTTGCACCACCTGTAAATGTGAATTTCCTTgagtaattattaaaaaaaacttatggCATCAGcagcaaaggaaagaaagataACAGCAAAGGCAGCTGATGGAAGCAGTTTTTATCTATGATGCCAGTGATATTAGCAACagatacaaataaataatattaaagtgTTTCTAACACCGTCTTCTCGCTCTCTGTTTCAGACATCCTATGATGTCCAGCCTGGTTCAAACCACCTCGGACAGTTTGTGTAAACTCGTCCGCTGGGCTCACAGCCACGGCACCATCTGTAACCTCCTCCCCAGCTTGCAGCACATCACCCGTGGCTCCTACAGCAATGTGCTGACAGCTGAATCTGGTCCGCACGGTGGCAGCGTCCCCATTGCTGTGTGGGGCTGTGGGGCTGGACACGCCTACCACTGGCCCCTTGGTGAAAATGCAAACACTTGTGGCGGCTCAGCCAGTACCAGACAAGGCCAGGAGAGGTTTGCTGGAGGTCGTCCAACCAGTAAGGTGAGGTAAAGATGTGAGGTGCTGGTATTGTCTGAAATGACACGGGGATGTGCAAATGTGCAAAGAATTGGGTTACTGACAAATTCACATGAGCTTAGGGCCAGTGTATAATCAGCATGTGGGTTCATGAGCCTTTAATACTTTGTCTGTCAACATATGATTAAACCCAGACAAGACTGGAAAATCCCTGCAGCCTTACTTTTATGTGGGATTTTTGGTGAAATAATGCACTCTTAAATCACTTTTACAGTGGCTTTGTTTTTGGAACGTGGAAGCTATGTGGTTACAAGCCATCTTTAAGTTACAGTCCATGGATTTCATGCAAGTTATGCATAATTTTAAGgcttaatttgatgtaaactgGAGACTTACATGAAAATGAATTGTACAGTTGTCATGAACTGTACAGTAAAGCTATGGAGACAATTATGTACTGGATTATAAGGTTGTACAGTTGGACATCACCTCTTTCTAAATGTTCAGATTGCAGTGAGAACATCATGTGACCTCTCCTATAGTGAAGCGGCATCAGAGGGCGAGGAGTTCAGCGGTCGGCTTTTTGACATTGCTGCATGTGATTCATCAGCCACAGATGAGGATGGCGACTATGAGCCCCGGCCATCTAGGAAAAGAGGCGGGGCCCAGGGAGGAGCCATCGCTGCAAAGAAGGTCAAACAGGAATCCGCCCCAGCAGAAGACGATGACACTGGGCTCACAGAGACAGACCTAGTCTGTGTTTTACAAACTCATCAGGCACCAAACACATACTctcaaatcacacaaacactgtgGCCAAAAAAGGCTCTTTCATCTTGCTGTCAGCCCCAGCATGGACAACATGTGGGGTGTGAGGGATCGATGGATCCAGAGACGGAGGTACTAGGAGGAGGCAGCTGCACAGCAGGGACCACAGAGCAGGCTGAGCGATGCAGCTCTGCCACAGAGACCACTACGAAGAACACAGGTACCAGCTCGCATGTTTTCATGCCATCAGGGGAACAAAACATaacgttgtttttgtttgtaatttttttgtgtgtctgtaaagCTGAAGAAGACGAGAGTGAGCTGGAGAAGCTGCGAGCATTACTATTAGCAGAACGCAGCCGAAACCAACAAATGACAGAGATGATCTCCAATTTGAAGCAGGACAAAGAACTGCTGCAACATGAACTCACGAAGAAAGCTGAACTCATATGTGAGTTTCTGCAGGATAAACTGCGCCCCGGTAAGCTCACGAATCTGTGCCGTTTGTAACCTTACACAAAAATTACGTTCACTGAACTAGAGTTAGTTGGTTTCTCAAAATCTTCAGTCctcatcttctctttctttcttctagAGAAGAGGTGGCCTCGTTGTTCCACTCAGGTGGAACCTGGAAGCTCACACATGGCGTCCTCTGATGATGCAGCTGGGTTTGATTTGCCAACGCTGTTTGACTCATTTGAGGAAGTGGAGCTTCATCCTCTAGAGCGCCATCGGACCCCGAAGAGCAAGAGGAGCCGGGATGGAGAAAACACTCGAGTCAGGAGTAAGGACACATAGAGACACTCTGATAAATGTGTCACGGAGTACTTGCTGTGCTAAacattgcttttttgtttttattggtaGTGAAAAACGTGGTGGGTGTGATAGCACGCTACATGGCTGCCCTCCAGGAGTTTCGCCGCAGCGTCTCCATGAAGGTGGCGTTTGACCGCATCGGTGTGGACCGCAACACAATCTCTCGCACGGCGGCCATAGCGGAGCTCAGCCTGGCTGCTCCAGAGGTTTTTCACGCACTGGTGCCATGGGATGAGAAGGAGGAGACGCTGGCACACTACGCCCACCGCTGTCGGCAGGCGATGGACGACACCATTAAGGCCAAGATCAAAACAATGAAGGCAAAAGGAGAACTGTTGCCCATTGTGTCAAAGTGACAGCTTCATGTATGGTGCTCGCGCTGCCTGAGGCACAGGCCTACAAAACCTCTGCATACTTtatgtatagaaaaaaaaatcagagaaaaataCCACCTTAGGACTTTTAACATAATTGACTTCAAATCATATGTCGACTGTATTCCAACCATCATGGGTGCTTCCTGTctagtggattttttttcttgtgcgaTTATGAAACAGAAGCGTGAAACTGACACTTGTTGACTTTCACAGCAGATTCAGCTGCTCAGAATTCATCAGGTtctaaaaaatgtgtttcttatGGCTGTTTTCcaataaaccacaaaaaaaggttttttccTCCATTTATTAAATTGATATCTTTCACCCTCAAAGAACATCAGTGGGTGTGTTAGAGTCCAGAAGCACTCCTGTTATCATCTTTAATGTATGCAACATTTTTATTATCCACAGCAGAACGAAAACAGTCGAAATATAACCTTTACTGCAATGTTTCACGGCCATGTAGAACAGTCTTCTGATCCCTTGTGCAGGTTTTCTAAAATCAGCAACCAGCTTTCCTAGTCATGAAAATATAAGAGAGGTCATTTAACACTCCCCTGAGATCATTTACGACATCACAAACAGCTGTCCAAGATGAGAGACGTGGTGTGCGCCCAGCTTGTTCCAAAGCTGCGCCTCTCACACCAGAAGGTAGATCGGATGTAAAACGTCAAGACTCGGGCTCCAGGCGTGGAAGAACTGGGAGGATGAGGTTTCCAAATGAGGAGTCCTGAGTGATGAAGAAGCCTGAagaatgtgcatgtgcatgctgcaagaaaagaaataaaggtgTTAACTACAGGCTTGACAGCAGAGGGCCACCCAAACACGCAATCACACCACCAGCATGACATGAAGaatctgtgttttcatttattctgttttatcagttaacttGTTGAGGTTGAATTTATATTGCCAGCCTGATAACAAATCATAGTTATTTCCCACTGTTAATGATATAGAAGGAGGATTAAATGCAGCTCATTTTTAAATCTAACCTCTAATCTACATTAGCACATACGCACTGCTAAGTGATACCCAGCTGGTATTTACTGGTATTTTCTTGTAACTGTAATTTACAAGAAATGCTGCCCTCAGATCTATCAGGCAGCTTTGAGACAGCATGCCTGAACCAATGATTAATTCACCAGCACTTAGTAAAAATATTTGGGATTTCAGATCACAGATGTGGGATCTGGCATTTGTTTATCCAGCAGATTAGCTCTTACACGCTCAGCACCAGCTGTAATCACTGTAACTGTAATCACAGCTGAGGACACAGTGATGTGGAGTCAAGCAGTAAACTTGTAAAATAAATGACTGGAACATTAAGGATCAATGACCTcactgtcccccccccccccacacacacctacacctaaaaaaataaaaaataaatccagtATTAGTTGGGCTCCTATCAGAAGGCTCTTCTAATGTATGCTGTGTAGGATTGCTTGTAATCACTGTAAGATTCATAATGAGGAGGGGTAATGTGGTTGCACTTCTAGTAGCGTTTCTGGTGTCTTACCTGCAAGGCTGCTTTCTGCTGCGCAGCGATGTGCTGCTGTTCTGCGTTGTCCCTGAAGTCCTTAACACTGGGCCGGGCCAGCGAGATGCTACAGTGTTGAAGGGGAAAAGATGGCATGGAAGCATGTGAAAATTACCAAAGTCTTTTTTGTTCTGCCTGAACTCGGCTCTTTAAGCCTGACTAATGACAGGTTATATGTTGGTGTTCtaacatcatcataattatTGTTCCAGGACCATCGCTGCAAATGTCCAGTCACATTGTTGTGAAGTCATAACATTAGAGAAGAAAAAGGCAACTGGCGCCTTGTCATAATAATGAGGGCATTAAAGTTCAGGCTTCAGGATTTGAAGCAGCACAGAGCTTTACACACTCGGAGCATCTCTTAATATGTTATAACTGAAACAACAGGGgaaaagctgtgtcccaaaaaaAAATCGACTTTCCCACTGGACTGTTTACAATAAAATAAGCATATGGAGTGGTGAGCACACCTGTTCCCTCAGATGTTATTTGCCACATTTGTCAGGAGTCTCTCCACATCTCGGATGGCAATGAAACGTGTTTCACAAGGGGAAATCTGTACAACAGTGTCCAGCTGTTGTTCCTTATTGCACTGCCGATACAAGCCAGCCATCTTGTTTAATGCTACTGGCAGGGAGGTGGGAGTTAAACTGAAAGAGGTAAATATGGTTCTGTGAATTCCCGGGAAACTGCCAGTCATGCTGGTCACTCGGAACATCTCGGCTCAAGAAGCTTCCTAGAGACTGGATGTAGGCTATAACATGGTATCTCAACCTGCATGCAGTGCAAGGAGACATATCCAACTTGATGTCTGGGAATTCACAGAACCAAAGTTACCTTCATAACTTGCGTGTGTCCTGTCCTTGGATGACCTCTTTCATGTTTTTGCATCACCGTTGTAGTTGATGGTCCATATGCAACAGTAATTATGATGTTGTAGGACCAATGCCAACACGAGGACATCAAATCATGACACATACTAATGTCCCAGGTAAGCTTTACACACAGACttaataccccccccccccccttctgttACTTGGATTATGCTATACTACACCTACCTGGCTCCAGGAGTATTCATGGACTGACTCTGCATCAGTCGCCTCCTTTCCTTTTCCAGCTCTGCCAATATAGCCACCCGGGTCTTGTTTGGGAAGGctgtattacaaaaaaaaagagagtaagGGACAGCTAATAATGGCCACGTTTTTGGGTAATTACAATTGAATGTTGAATAAACATCCAAAAAGATTAAGCTAAACAGTGTTTAAGATTATTTAAGATCTTATTTATAGCAAGATTTACtagaaaacacaataaaaatgattcTTGTGATCGTggaggttcttttttttttttgactgtcccgtttggtttttttgccatcagaattgttgtctaaaggcaaagaaagacacccaatggatttactttaccaaatggaccatcccagccttgccgtattggtctatttgattcacctttgcttttattgtttattttgttttcatttgctgaacacgggacagacttgactggagaaaagaaaagggagaagaaAGAGGGAAGAAACAGAAGCGGGGAAGAGgcggtgataaagggcaaaaaccaacaaaacaaacagacaaaaaatacacatatcagtcacctggatcacctgttgagaaagaaaaaaagagataacaagcaaagaaaaagagagcaatataataaacaacatcatcgcgatgatctatgtgaagataacagtaaatactaaatattaaatattattgtgcagcacgtaagatcgcagctgcacagtgtgctttgaggtagcagccaaaaagagtgtaGTTTGTGGTGTGTGAGGCACCGTGTGTAGCACCTGTGAGCGGGTGCGCTTGTATTTaacaggttccttcatgtaatgatctgctagggagtgtggggagccacagccccgtcctccagggcatgaagcaggtatggaggagatcaaggctccagacatccagaggcccccagaacacaagagaccaaggaaaaccaacagaggggcagccgcgccactgtcccagaaagagctgaggagagccccagatgagggctcactcagcagccgcggagcagaagccaggggggggggggggggggttgcagtgacgtgcctgtAAGCTCCGccgcagccagctgtgccagagtgaccgagccccaggccgagggcaccccacccccgaaggagcccgagcgagccccaggctccgaCAAGCACCCACCAgaagtgagccggtgtgtacctggacgcccatccccgaacacaaagaaccaccaacgcaccgatgtctgagggcgtctgccactggcagggggagtggtggggggagataggcctccaaaccttggagggcctgagatgtccccagagaggtggcgtctgatacccaacctgacatatggacacagacaaacaggcacacacagatacaaacatccattcccaccctcatgctctcatatgcaattactcagcactcacccaacgtggagacagacataaagagacactgtacacacaatcacactccccaagcgtactctaagccccgggtctaggtccccctgcccctggagggggaaactgcacccagacccaggtggtgttacccttttccctggggtggggagaggcagaccgccccgactcagcagcagcagggaggccccacattccagaccccagtcggacggccaactcctcctagcccccccgctccaacaggctgcagagaacgggggtgagagaagactccaaacctccctccacccgctcttatgtagtgttgatgcatgtgtgttctaaggtgcctttaaaacccaggagggcttggagctacctgccagagagcagcaggtaagcgcatagcccctcctgatagccctcaatgtctacgtgtatttaaaattgagaggtgggcaacgacgccaggggtgaggtgtacaccctgatggtcttttggattccgtgtagcgtgcccagCACCAaggtcctatatgtatgtgttatgagagtgtgagtaatgtgaatgtctaagttgtgggataaaattgaggcagaggcagccagaaggggacggggggggggggggggggggggggggatgcctcccctgcaccttGGTGACACATctttaccccaaggccctgcacgtgggggtgattgtggtggcgcgggaagagggaggcagctggagatggggagggaaggaagggaggggcgagtggcccctccctggggccagctcccccgctgaccccagtaggcacccccacactctacaacccaccagggaaagggggcccaggcccatccggactgGGGGCCCAGTTCAGCAgtgccgcccgg
This Astatotilapia calliptera chromosome 7, fAstCal1.2, whole genome shotgun sequence DNA region includes the following protein-coding sequences:
- the kiaa1958 gene encoding coiled-coil domain-containing protein 106 isoform X2; this encodes MQTLVAAQPVPDKARRGLLEVVQPVSEAASEGEEFSGRLFDIAACDSSATDEDGDYEPRPSRKRGGAQGGAIAAKKVKQESAPAEDDDTGLTETDLVCVLQTHQAPNTYSQITQTLWPKKALSSCCQPQHGQHVGCEGSMDPETEVLGGGSCTAGTTEQAERCSSATETTTKNTAEEDESELEKLRALLLAERSRNQQMTEMISNLKQDKELLQHELTKKAELICEFLQDKLRPEKRWPRCSTQVEPGSSHMASSDDAAGFDLPTLFDSFEEVELHPLERHRTPKSKRSRDGENTRVRMKNVVGVIARYMAALQEFRRSVSMKVAFDRIGVDRNTISRTAAIAELSLAAPEVFHALVPWDEKEETLAHYAHRCRQAMDDTIKAKIKTMKAKGELLPIVSK
- the LOC113025932 gene encoding SOSS complex subunit C, with translation MTTNPPGQAFPNKTRVAILAELEKERRRLMQSQSMNTPGASISLARPSVKDFRDNAEQQHIAAQQKAALQHAHAHSSGFFITQDSSFGNLILPVLPRLEPES
- the kiaa1958 gene encoding uncharacterized protein kiaa1958 isoform X1, whose amino-acid sequence is MMSSLVQTTSDSLCKLVRWAHSHGTICNLLPSLQHITRGSYSNVLTAESGPHGGSVPIAVWGCGAGHAYHWPLGENANTCGGSASTRQGQERFAGGRPTSKIAVRTSCDLSYSEAASEGEEFSGRLFDIAACDSSATDEDGDYEPRPSRKRGGAQGGAIAAKKVKQESAPAEDDDTGLTETDLVCVLQTHQAPNTYSQITQTLWPKKALSSCCQPQHGQHVGCEGSMDPETEVLGGGSCTAGTTEQAERCSSATETTTKNTAEEDESELEKLRALLLAERSRNQQMTEMISNLKQDKELLQHELTKKAELICEFLQDKLRPEKRWPRCSTQVEPGSSHMASSDDAAGFDLPTLFDSFEEVELHPLERHRTPKSKRSRDGENTRVRMKNVVGVIARYMAALQEFRRSVSMKVAFDRIGVDRNTISRTAAIAELSLAAPEVFHALVPWDEKEETLAHYAHRCRQAMDDTIKAKIKTMKAKGELLPIVSK